A portion of the Zymoseptoria tritici IPO323 chromosome 8, whole genome shotgun sequence genome contains these proteins:
- the UreF gene encoding UreF urease accessory protein (urease accessory protein, required for the insertionof a nickel ion at the active site; involved in postranscriptional modification, protein turnover and chaperons, plant-like urease activation) has translation MAVTTAPSLHALLLLSDSALPLGSFAFSSGLESFLAHNNHTSLHSNPQAKLTAFDRFLAQSISNVASTSLPYVLTAYHHPSQLPELDNDFDASTPCTVARRASITQGRALIAVWERALSASANVNSEASIAVSTFATQLKSNAVDAFGMHLQAHFPPLFGGVCSALGLSAHETSYLFLLNHAKAVLSAGVRASVMGPYQSQATLASAALQECINACVASQSRAESKAEDAVVTVPTMDLWMGRHELLYSRIFNS, from the coding sequence ATGGCTGTGACAACAGCACCTTCTCtccacgccctcctcctgctgtccgACTCCGCGCTGCCTCTcggctccttcgccttctcctccggtCTAGAATCCTTCCTCGCCCACAACAACCACACATCTCTCCATTCAAACCCTCAAGCTAAACTCACCGCATTCGACAGATTTCTAGCACAGTCAATCTCAAACGTAGCCagcacctccctcccctACGTCCTCACAGCCTACCATCACCCATCCCAACTCCCGGAATTGGACAATGACTTCGACGCCAGCACGCCCTGTACAGTCGCCCGGAGAGCAAGCATAACCCAAGGCAGAGCACTCATCGCCGTCTGGGAACGCGCCCTCTCGGCCTCCGCGAACGTCAACTCGGAAGCCTCCATTGCTGTCTCGACTTTCGCGACCCAGCTGAAAAGCAACGCAGTCGATGCCTTTGGGATGCACCTCCAAGCTCATTTCCCACCACTGTTTGGCGGCGTGTGCTCAGCTTTAGGCCTCTCAGCTCACGAGACGAgctacctcttcctccttaacCATGCAAAAGCGGTGCTGTCAGCTGGTGTGCGAGCGAGTGTTATGGGACCTTATCAAAGCCAGGCTACACTCGCGAGCGCGGCGTTGCAGGAGTGTATTAATGCGTGCGTTGCGAGCCAAAGTCGAGCGGAATCGAAAGCAGAAGATGCGGTGGTCACCGTGCCGACGATGGATCTTTGGATGGGAAGGCATGAGTTGCTTTACTCGAGGATTTTCAATTCTTGA